Proteins encoded in a region of the Epinephelus lanceolatus isolate andai-2023 chromosome 20, ASM4190304v1, whole genome shotgun sequence genome:
- the prpf4bb gene encoding pre-mRNA processing factor 4Bb: MADIEMDIASTRMNNGNEHVKQDLESHERSGNEDSGDMSEEEEEEEEEAETNGEKTEEGSKHHSSSGKHKRKKHKHRSKHKKHKHASDEDKDRKRKHRHKHRKHKRKEGSSPSSAALFASSSHRKIESSPSSGNPSLDDRALLEDLEKQRAMIKAELDSQLMEGKVQSGMGLILQGYNSGSEEDGDARIRNGEQRQRGSSGKPISPRGGKGGKSRRDSTEGSKSSSKRRSRSKSADRLGQAKESKQDKVTKTTKDTAVKDRGRGRSRSKDRKHSDSTDRSKERTRKSSSPTGWRGEQKGSRLDKRPSPQREDRPNQERASRRSRSPGRERPTRSDADRDKRPAKSPSKDASSGKENRSPHRRGPHSPMRKRSASPRHRDSHHPSASASDRTSKQSHSPSRTRSPPRRARSRSPDARRRDADRQDSPLRKRPRPEAAPGRDRSRENSPRSAARRRPSRSPLRRRSPSPRRRSRSSPRRRSRSPLAHRSGERDRYGRLRQYRRSMSRDRERRRRRSRDEDKFKGSLSEGMKVDQESSEEEVFDDFDGEEVDEEALIEQRRQQRLAIVQKYKVVNEDTNMVSEPSSPQSSTRSRSPSPDDILERVAADVKEYERENLNTFEASIKAKHNLIAQEKDGANPKKPSAPDMFTESDDMFAADFDSARMRAAGVGKDFKENPNLRDNWTDAEGYYRVNIGETLDKRYDVYGYTGQGVFSNVIRARDTARAGQEVAVKIIRNNELMQKTGLKELEFLKKLNDADPDDKFHCLRLFRHFYHKQHLCLVFEPLSMNLREVLKKYGKDVGLHIKAVRSYSQQLFLALKLLKRCNILHADIKPDNILVNESKTILKLCDFGSASHVADNDITPYLVSRFYRAPEIIIGKPYDYGIDMWSVGCTLYELYTGKILFPGSSNNHMIKLAMDLKGKMPNKMIRKGLFKDQHFDQNLNFLYIEVDKVTEREKVTVMSTINPTKDLLADMIGGQRLPEDQRKKVMQLKDLLDGTLMLDPAKRISINQALQHPFIQEKI, translated from the exons ATGGCCGACATTGAGATGGACATCGCGTCCACAAGAATGAATAATGGCAACGAACACGT GAAGCAGGATCTGGAGAGCCACGAAAGAAGTGGAAATGAGGACAGCGGAGACAtgtctgaggaagaggaggaggaagag gaggaggcagagacaaATGGCGAGAAGACAGAAGAGGGGTCCAAGCATCACAGCAGCAGCGGTAAACacaagaggaaaaaacacaagcaTCGTAGtaagcacaaaaaacacaagcatgCCTCTGATGAGGATAAGGACCGCAAACGCAAGCATCGTcacaaacacaggaaacacaaacGCAAAGAGGGCTCCTCTCCTTCCAGTGCTGCTCTCTTTGCCTCCTCCAGCCACAGAAAAATTGAATCTTCTCCTTCCTCTGGAAATCCAAGTCTGGACGACAGGGCATTGTTGGAGGATTTGGAGAAACAGAGGGCCATGATCAAAGCTGAGCTGGACAGCCAGTTGATGGAGGGCAAGGTCCAGTCAGGCATGGGCCTGATTCTTCAGGGTTATAACTCTGGATCCGAAGAGGATGGAGATGCTAGGATCAGAAATGGAGAACAGCGTCAAAGGGGCAGCTCAGGTAAACCCATATCTCCCAGAGGGGGGAAAGGTGGGAAATCTAGAAGGGACTCAACAGAGGGCAGTAAGTCCAGCTCCAAGCGTCGTAGCCGGAGTAAGTCTGCGGACAGGCTAGGACAGGCCAAGGAGTCTAAGCAGGACAAGGTGACCAAAACCACCAAGGACACAGCTGTTAAAGACAGAGGTCGTGGTAGAAGCAGGTCGAAAGACAGAAAGCATTCGGACAGCACTGATAGGTCCAAGGAGAGAACCAGGAAGTCCAGCTCCCCAACCGgctggagaggagagcagaaagGCAGCCGGCTTGACAAACGGCCCTCTCCACAGCGGGAAGACAGACCAAACCAGGAGAGAGCGAGCCGGCGGTCCAGATCACCTGGACGAGAACGACCAACTCGCTCAGATGCTGACCGGGACAAGCGGCCGGCCAAGTCCCCGTCCAAGGACGCTTCATCGGGGAAAGAGAACCGCTCCCCTCATAGACGAGGGCCTCACAGCCCCATGAGGAAACGCAGTGCTTCTCCTCGCCACAGGGATTCCCACCACCCCTCGGCTAGTGCCTCAGACAGGACATCGAAACAGAGCCACTCTCCATCCAGAACAAGGTCTCCTCCCAGGAGAGCCCGCAGCCGCTCACCAGATGCCAGGAGGAGGGATGCTGATAGGCAGGACTCACCGCTGAG gaaaCGCCCACGGCCGGAGGCAGCGCCAGGCAGAGATAGATCACGGGAGAACAGTCCCAGATCAGCTGCTCGCCGCAGGCCAAGTCGCTCACCTCTGAGACGGAGGTCTCCATCACCACGACGACGCTCCCGCTCTTCCCCCCGCAGACGGAGTAGGTCTCCACTGGCACACAG GtctggagagagagacaggtatGGAAGGCTCAGACAGTACCGTCGCTCAATGTCCCGTGATcgggagaggagaagaagacgCAGCAGAGATGAGGACAAGTTCAAGGGCAGCCTTTCAGAGGGCATGAAAGTCGACCAGGAATCCTCAGAGGAAGAAGT gtTTGACGACTTTGATGGAGAGGAGGTAGATGAAGAGGCTCTCATCGAACAGCGCCGCCAGCAGCGTTTAGCCATTGTCCAG AAATACAAGGTTGTGAATGAAGACACCAACATGGTGTCAGAGCCAAGCAGCCCTCAGAGCAGCACACGCAGCCGTTCACCCTCACCTGATGACATCTTGGAGCGAGTCGCCGCAGATGTCAAGGAGTATGAACGCGAGAACCTCAACACCTTTGAGGCCAGCATCAAAGCCAAGCACAACCTCATCGCCCAGGAGAAAGACG GAGCCAACCCAAAGAAGCCTTCAGCCCCCGACATGTTTACAGAGTCAGATGACATGTTTGCTGCCGACTTTGAT AGTGCCAGGATGAGAGCAGCAGGTGTAGGGAAAGACTTCAAGGAGAACCCCAACCTCAGGGATAACTGGACCGATGCTGAGGGTTACTACC GGGTGAACATCGGAGAGACACTTGACAAACGCTATGATGTTTATGGCTACACTGGCCAGGGTGTATTCAGCAACGTGATCAGAGCCAGGGACACTGCAAGGGCCGGCCAGGAGGTGGCAGTCAAGATCATCCGAAACAATGAGCTCAT GCAGAAGACCGGGTTGAAAGAGTTAGAATTCCTCAAGAAGCTGAATGACGCTGATCCTGATGACAAGTTCCACTGCCTTCGCCTCTTCAGGCACTTCTACCACAAACAGCATCTTTGTCTGGTGTTTGAACCTCTCAG TATGAATCTGCGAGAGGTGTTGAAGAAATACGGTAAAGACGTTGGGCTACACATCAAGGCTGTGCGCTCCTACAGTCAGCAGCTCTTCTTGGCACTCAAGCTGCTCAAACGATGCAACATCCTCCATGCTGACATCAAGCCTGACAATATCCTG GTGAATGAGTCAAAGACCATTTTGAAGCTCTGCGACTTTGGTTCTGCGTCACATGTTGCTGACAATGACATCACACCTTACCTGGTCAGCAGATTCTACAGAGCTCCAGAAATCA TCATAGGAAAGCCTTACGACTATGGGATTGACATGTGGTCTGTTGGCTGCACTTTATATGAGCTTTACACTGGCAAAATCCTGTTTCCTGGATCTTCCAACAATCACATGATCAAACTAGCTATGGACCTCAAGGGCAAGATGCCCAACAAG ATGATCCGTAAAGGCTTGTTCAAAGACCAGCACTTCGATCAGAATTTGAACTTCCTGTACATTGAAGTAGACAAAGTGACTGAAAGG GAGAAGGTGACAGTGATGAGCACCATCAACCCCACCAAAGACCTGCTGGCAGACATGATTGGAGGCCAGCGACTGCCTGAGGACCAGAGGAAGAAAGTGATGCAGCTGAAGGACCTGCTGGATGGCACCCTGATGCTGGACCCAGCCAAACGCATCAGCATCAACCAGGCTCTGCAGCATCCCTTTATCCAGGAGAAGATCTGA